One genomic region from Thermovenabulum gondwanense encodes:
- a CDS encoding FliH/SctL family protein: MSKVLKRIVLYDNPVKLENGKTFLFEVHNRENLAELPVHQRQEDIIDPFEQEILKKQLIQSAEEEKERIISQAKKEAEEILTKAENEKEQILKSAYEKGFHEGYNKGIYEGRKKGEELFSVYLNQFKELEKNLFLDYQEKLEQIEKQALKLSLYIAEKILGKIIEIDGDYIKGLIEKGLKKAREDREILIRLSPSDYDILKDKLEQIKGETGYKKISIISDPTLQKGDLILENSGFTIDAGIKTQLNIIEKKLKEMELIYD, translated from the coding sequence TTGTCTAAGGTATTGAAAAGGATTGTACTTTACGATAATCCGGTAAAATTGGAAAACGGTAAAACATTTTTATTTGAAGTACATAATCGTGAGAACCTTGCGGAATTACCGGTTCATCAAAGACAAGAAGACATTATTGATCCCTTTGAACAGGAGATTTTAAAAAAGCAACTCATACAATCAGCTGAGGAGGAAAAGGAAAGAATAATTTCTCAAGCTAAAAAAGAAGCCGAGGAAATATTAACTAAAGCAGAAAATGAAAAAGAACAAATTTTAAAATCTGCTTATGAAAAAGGTTTCCATGAAGGCTATAATAAAGGAATATATGAGGGTAGGAAAAAAGGGGAAGAGCTTTTTTCCGTTTATCTTAATCAATTCAAAGAATTAGAAAAGAATTTATTTTTGGATTACCAGGAAAAATTAGAACAAATCGAAAAGCAGGCTTTAAAATTATCCCTGTACATTGCAGAAAAAATTCTCGGGAAAATTATCGAAATTGACGGCGATTATATAAAAGGACTTATAGAAAAGGGTTTAAAAAAAGCAAGGGAAGATCGGGAGATATTAATTCGATTATCGCCCTCTGATTATGATATTTTGAAGGATAAGTTAGAACAAATAAAAGGAGAAACAGGTTACAAAAAAATTTCAATTATAAGCGATCCTACTTTACAAAAGGGAGACCTTATATTGGAAAATTCCGGGTTTACCATTGATGCGGGCATAAAAACCCAGCTAAATATAATAGAAAAAAAATTGAAAGAGATGGAGCTGATATATGATTGA
- the hslV gene encoding ATP-dependent protease subunit HslV yields MMRATTIVAMVNKKGAAIAGDGQITFGEHTIMKHHAKKIRKLYNGKVLAGFAGSVADAVTLFEKFEGKLEEFHGHLLRAAVELAKEWRTDKMLRRLEALLIALDREHILIISGNGEVIEPDDGIAAIGSGGPYALAAARALSKYTELEPKKIVEESLKIASEICVYTNDYISVEEL; encoded by the coding sequence ATGATGAGAGCTACCACTATAGTGGCGATGGTGAATAAAAAAGGTGCTGCTATAGCGGGCGATGGGCAGATTACTTTTGGTGAGCATACCATTATGAAACATCATGCAAAAAAAATCAGAAAACTGTACAATGGGAAGGTACTGGCAGGATTTGCAGGTTCAGTGGCTGATGCTGTTACTTTATTTGAAAAATTTGAAGGAAAACTGGAAGAGTTTCACGGACATTTACTAAGAGCTGCGGTAGAACTTGCCAAGGAATGGCGTACCGATAAAATGCTGAGAAGATTGGAAGCACTTTTAATAGCTCTGGATAGAGAACACATACTGATTATTTCGGGGAACGGTGAAGTAATTGAACCGGATGATGGGATAGCTGCGATTGGTTCCGGTGGCCCTTATGCCTTGGCTGCTGCAAGAGCTTTATCAAAATATACAGAGCTTGAACCGAAAAAAATAGTAGAAGAATCCTTGAAAATAGCTTCTGAAATATGTGTTTATACCAATGATTATATAAGTGTTGAAGAACTATAA
- the fliF gene encoding flagellar basal-body MS-ring/collar protein FliF, with protein MNFEEIKTRIIEFWESKSKTQKIRFISGTIIVLLSVFLLFYFITKPQYAVLYSNLDTKDAGEIVKRLDAMKVKYRLIDSGKTIEVESKDVYKIRLSLAQEGLPSGGEIGFNDIFGKMNLGMTEWEKQVRYNQALQGELTRTIKELNQVEEARVHLVIPQKTLFIDPSGQKEASAAVFLKLKPGEKLEEEEVKGIINLISHSVEGLKPENVTIVDEYGRVLSNISLSEDNSRQIVDSQFAVQYKFQNDLQSKVQSLLEQIFGPGNVAVRVNAQLNFDKKVVENKLFTSPNPESGEGILRSVQEIKEYFSGNSSSPVGVPGTTSQIPGYQGQQNQGGSSSYQKTDTVKNYELNESIENITIAPGAVKKLTVSVVINRNLTDEEKNKIASLVGSAIGFDSNRDIITVEGMTFERSLTESLAKQMEEDKKSQARQRLYILVISAIALILVFVIARRLLTARKRAMEEKLAQQLILQQAATSSKEKEDLNILEEKNRTRDIEMLVRNRPEDVAKIIRSWLNEE; from the coding sequence ATGAATTTTGAAGAAATTAAAACAAGAATCATAGAATTCTGGGAAAGTAAAAGTAAAACTCAAAAAATTAGATTTATAAGCGGAACGATTATAGTATTGCTTTCCGTTTTTTTACTTTTTTATTTTATTACAAAACCCCAGTATGCCGTTTTATATTCCAATTTGGATACCAAAGATGCGGGCGAAATAGTAAAAAGGCTTGATGCAATGAAGGTTAAATACAGACTTATTGATTCTGGAAAAACTATTGAAGTTGAATCTAAGGATGTCTATAAAATTCGTCTTTCTCTTGCTCAAGAAGGACTTCCAAGTGGTGGAGAGATTGGATTTAATGATATTTTTGGGAAAATGAATCTCGGCATGACAGAGTGGGAAAAACAGGTGAGATATAATCAGGCACTTCAGGGAGAATTAACAAGAACCATAAAAGAATTAAATCAGGTAGAAGAGGCAAGGGTGCATCTTGTTATACCCCAGAAAACTCTTTTTATCGATCCATCCGGCCAAAAGGAAGCGTCGGCTGCGGTATTCTTAAAATTAAAACCTGGAGAAAAACTGGAAGAAGAAGAGGTAAAGGGTATTATAAATTTAATTTCCCATTCAGTTGAAGGTTTGAAACCTGAAAACGTAACAATTGTGGACGAGTATGGGAGAGTACTTTCCAATATATCCCTCTCGGAGGATAATTCAAGGCAAATTGTAGACTCTCAATTTGCCGTACAATACAAGTTTCAAAATGATTTACAATCAAAGGTTCAATCCCTTTTGGAACAAATATTTGGTCCCGGGAACGTTGCTGTTAGAGTAAATGCTCAATTGAATTTTGATAAAAAGGTAGTAGAAAACAAATTGTTTACCTCGCCGAATCCAGAGTCCGGAGAAGGAATATTACGAAGCGTCCAGGAAATTAAGGAGTATTTTAGCGGGAATTCTTCTTCCCCGGTGGGTGTCCCCGGAACAACTTCACAAATACCCGGTTATCAAGGGCAACAAAATCAAGGTGGCTCATCAAGTTATCAAAAAACGGATACGGTAAAAAATTACGAATTAAATGAGTCTATTGAAAATATTACCATTGCACCTGGAGCGGTTAAAAAATTAACGGTATCTGTGGTTATTAACAGGAATTTGACCGATGAAGAGAAAAATAAAATAGCTTCCTTAGTGGGAAGTGCAATAGGCTTTGACAGTAATAGAGATATTATTACAGTTGAAGGAATGACTTTTGAAAGATCATTAACAGAATCCCTGGCCAAGCAAATGGAAGAAGATAAGAAAAGTCAGGCAAGGCAGAGGTTATATATTTTAGTAATTTCTGCTATTGCATTAATATTAGTTTTTGTGATTGCAAGGCGTTTATTGACAGCGAGAAAAAGGGCAATGGAAGAAAAGCTAGCCCAGCAACTTATCTTACAACAAGCTGCAACTTCTTCAAAGGAAAAAGAAGATTTAAATATCCTTGAAGAAAAAAATAGAACGAGAGATATAGAAATGCTGGTAAGAAATAGGCCGGAAGATGTTGCCAAGATAATTCGATCCTGGCTGAATGAAGAGTGA
- the fliG gene encoding flagellar motor switch protein FliG, whose protein sequence is MPISRLTGRQKAAIFIASLGPELAANVYKYLKEEEIEQLTLDIASLRKVTDEEKKSVFDDFKTMFVASDYITQGGIDYAKEILEKALGTQKAFEIINKLTSSLQVRPFDFIRKADPAQLVNFLQNENVQTIALVLTYLHPEQAAKILSNLPPEKQVEIAKRIAMMDRTSPEVIFEIEKVLEKQLASVVMEDFTNAGGVQAIVNILNNVDRTTEKNILEVLEMENPELADEIKRRMFVFEDIIALDNKTIQRILREVDNQDLVLALKGSSEEVKNKIFSNVSKRQAEMIQEDLQYMGPVRLRDVEEAQQKIVAIIRKLEDAGEIIISRGGGDEIIV, encoded by the coding sequence ATGCCTATAAGCCGCCTTACAGGGAGACAAAAAGCAGCAATATTTATCGCTTCCCTTGGGCCTGAACTCGCGGCAAATGTCTATAAATATTTAAAGGAAGAAGAAATCGAGCAATTGACATTAGATATCGCGAGTTTGCGGAAAGTGACCGATGAAGAAAAAAAATCTGTTTTTGATGATTTTAAAACCATGTTTGTTGCCAGCGACTATATCACTCAGGGTGGAATAGATTATGCCAAGGAAATTTTAGAAAAAGCCCTGGGTACGCAAAAAGCCTTTGAAATTATAAACAAACTCACTTCCTCTCTACAGGTTAGACCTTTTGATTTTATACGAAAAGCCGATCCGGCTCAACTTGTGAACTTCCTGCAAAATGAAAACGTACAGACCATAGCTCTTGTTTTAACATACCTTCATCCTGAACAGGCGGCAAAAATACTTTCAAATTTACCTCCGGAAAAGCAAGTGGAGATTGCCAAGAGGATAGCAATGATGGACAGAACTTCTCCTGAGGTTATTTTTGAAATTGAAAAAGTATTGGAAAAACAATTAGCCTCGGTAGTCATGGAGGATTTTACCAATGCGGGTGGTGTACAGGCTATAGTAAATATATTAAATAACGTTGATAGAACCACAGAAAAAAATATCCTTGAAGTGCTTGAAATGGAAAACCCGGAACTTGCTGACGAAATAAAACGCAGAATGTTTGTTTTTGAAGATATTATTGCCCTTGACAATAAAACTATTCAAAGAATACTCCGTGAAGTGGATAATCAGGATCTGGTTCTTGCTTTGAAAGGTTCCAGCGAGGAGGTCAAAAACAAAATATTCTCTAACGTTTCAAAGCGCCAGGCTGAAATGATACAGGAAGATTTACAGTACATGGGACCGGTAAGATTGAGGGATGTAGAAGAGGCACAGCAAAAGATAGTTGCTATTATAAGAAAGCTCGAGGATGCGGGTGAAATTATAATTTCCCGCGGCGGAGGAGATGAGATAATTGTCTAA
- the hslU gene encoding ATP-dependent protease ATPase subunit HslU — MEDFTPKKIVEELNKYIVGQDEAKKCVAIALRNRIRRQKLPPEMQEDIIPKNILMIGPTGVGKTEIARRLAKLVNAPFVKVEATKFTEVGYVGRDVDSMVRDLVETSIRMVKVEKIEKVKDKAKELAELRIAEILEPDPSRTSNIKNPFEMVFGTFQKNTYEDDEEFERRLNEARKKRKDILERIKAGEFDKELIEIEVDDNKTPFLEVFSFAGAEDMGINFQDLFGNIFPKKKKKKKITVENARRILIQEEAQKLIDMDEVINEAISRAEETGIIFIDEIDKIAGREKGYGPDVSREGVQRDILPIVEGCTVVTKYGPVKTDHILFIAAGAFHISKPSDLIPELQGRFPIRVELKSLSKEDLKRILIEPKNSLIKQYKALLETEGIKIEFSEDAIDEIVKIAAYVNEHMENIGARRLHTIMEKLLEDISFEAPDVIEKEININADYVRKKLSDIIEDKDLSMYIL, encoded by the coding sequence ATGGAAGATTTTACACCAAAAAAAATAGTAGAAGAATTGAACAAGTATATTGTAGGACAGGATGAAGCCAAAAAATGTGTAGCAATTGCTCTTCGCAATAGGATAAGGAGACAAAAGTTACCTCCGGAAATGCAGGAAGATATTATTCCGAAAAATATCTTAATGATTGGCCCAACAGGGGTAGGGAAAACCGAGATTGCAAGAAGACTTGCTAAATTAGTTAACGCTCCTTTTGTGAAAGTAGAAGCTACAAAATTTACCGAAGTCGGATATGTGGGAAGAGACGTGGACTCTATGGTGAGAGACCTTGTGGAAACCTCCATCAGGATGGTTAAAGTGGAAAAGATTGAAAAAGTTAAAGATAAAGCCAAGGAATTGGCAGAATTAAGAATTGCAGAAATTTTAGAGCCCGATCCTTCCAGAACCTCTAACATTAAAAATCCTTTTGAAATGGTTTTTGGCACTTTTCAGAAAAATACATATGAGGATGATGAAGAATTTGAGAGAAGGCTTAATGAAGCCAGGAAGAAAAGGAAGGATATTTTAGAAAGGATTAAAGCGGGAGAATTTGACAAAGAATTAATCGAAATTGAAGTGGATGACAATAAGACACCTTTTTTAGAAGTTTTCTCTTTTGCCGGTGCCGAGGATATGGGTATAAATTTTCAGGATTTATTCGGGAACATATTTCCCAAAAAGAAAAAAAAGAAGAAAATTACGGTGGAGAATGCAAGGAGAATATTGATTCAAGAAGAAGCTCAAAAACTGATTGATATGGATGAAGTAATAAATGAAGCAATTTCGAGGGCTGAAGAAACCGGTATTATCTTCATAGATGAAATCGATAAAATAGCGGGCAGGGAAAAAGGTTATGGACCTGATGTTTCCAGAGAAGGGGTGCAAAGGGACATTCTACCTATTGTTGAAGGATGCACCGTTGTAACCAAATACGGACCTGTTAAAACCGATCACATTTTGTTTATTGCAGCAGGAGCCTTTCATATTTCAAAACCTTCGGATCTAATACCTGAATTGCAGGGGCGTTTTCCAATAAGAGTAGAATTAAAGAGCCTTTCTAAAGAGGATCTAAAAAGAATACTTATTGAACCTAAAAATTCCCTTATTAAACAATATAAGGCATTATTGGAAACTGAAGGAATAAAAATAGAATTTTCTGAAGATGCTATAGATGAGATAGTAAAAATAGCCGCCTATGTGAATGAACATATGGAGAATATAGGAGCAAGACGCTTACATACAATTATGGAAAAATTATTAGAAGATATTTCTTTTGAAGCACCGGATGTGATTGAAAAAGAAATTAATATAAATGCCGATTATGTGAGAAAAAAATTAAGTGACATAATCGAAGATAAAGATTTAAGTATGTATATCTTATAA
- the flgB gene encoding flagellar basal body rod protein FlgB, whose translation MGIFENISLMEKALDAKWLRNEVIANNIANADTPNFKKTKVIFEDYLRDFLSKNNKISLSTTNERHIKKIYSPLTLKPVLYREENTAYREDGNNVDVEKEMVELAENSLSYNVLVEQVSKEFSLLRTAINEGRK comes from the coding sequence ATGGGAATTTTCGAGAATATTTCCTTAATGGAAAAGGCTTTAGATGCAAAATGGCTGAGAAATGAGGTAATCGCTAATAATATAGCAAATGCGGATACACCAAATTTTAAAAAAACAAAGGTGATTTTCGAAGATTATTTAAGGGATTTTTTAAGTAAAAACAATAAAATTTCTTTATCTACTACAAACGAGAGACATATTAAAAAGATCTATTCCCCTTTAACCTTGAAGCCTGTACTTTATCGTGAGGAAAATACCGCATACAGAGAAGATGGTAACAATGTAGATGTGGAAAAAGAAATGGTGGAACTCGCAGAAAACAGCCTGTCTTATAATGTACTGGTGGAGCAGGTTTCAAAAGAGTTTTCCTTGTTAAGGACTGCTATAAATGAAGGGAGGAAATAA
- the xerC gene encoding tyrosine recombinase XerC produces the protein MEYLIDSFLSFLKGKNRSENTLKAYAEDLLQFMEYLKEKKISDIESLNKIDYVLIRGFLANLREKGLEKRTVARKISAIRAFYKYLLKEEVVKNDPTVHIQGMKLPKKLPEFLYPNEINELLNLPDNSYLGIRDKAILELLYATGIRVGEMTNIKLKDLDLVNKILFVFGKGSKERLVFFGEKAKESLETYLKISRPVLLKSGEEEHLFLNKNGTRLTDRSIRRIVEKYVKKLSFIKKVTPHTLRHTFATHLLENGADLRTVQELLGHTSLSTTQIYTHVTKERLKEVYEKAFPHKKRSDFINDESYHYSGDGE, from the coding sequence ATGGAATACCTGATAGATAGTTTTTTGAGTTTTTTAAAGGGGAAAAATCGTTCCGAGAATACACTTAAAGCCTATGCCGAAGACCTTTTACAGTTTATGGAATATTTAAAAGAAAAAAAAATATCTGATATTGAATCTTTAAACAAAATTGACTATGTTTTGATAAGAGGTTTTCTTGCAAACTTGAGGGAAAAAGGATTGGAGAAAAGAACTGTTGCAAGGAAAATATCTGCAATAAGAGCTTTTTACAAATACCTTTTGAAAGAAGAAGTAGTTAAAAATGATCCGACGGTGCACATCCAGGGTATGAAATTACCTAAAAAACTGCCCGAGTTTTTATATCCAAATGAGATTAATGAACTATTGAATTTACCGGATAATTCTTATTTGGGAATAAGGGATAAAGCCATATTAGAATTACTGTATGCGACCGGGATCAGGGTTGGAGAAATGACTAATATTAAACTTAAAGATTTAGATTTGGTCAATAAAATTTTGTTTGTATTTGGAAAGGGGTCAAAAGAACGGCTTGTTTTTTTTGGTGAAAAAGCAAAAGAATCCCTTGAAACTTACTTAAAAATTTCAAGACCGGTTCTTTTAAAGAGCGGGGAAGAGGAACATTTATTTTTGAATAAAAATGGGACCCGATTAACGGACAGGAGTATAAGGCGTATTGTAGAAAAATATGTGAAGAAACTCTCCTTTATTAAAAAGGTTACTCCTCATACACTAAGGCATACTTTTGCTACACATCTTTTGGAAAATGGTGCAGATTTGAGGACCGTACAGGAACTTTTGGGACATACGAGCCTTTCTACCACTCAGATATATACACACGTGACAAAAGAAAGGCTTAAAGAGGTCTACGAGAAAGCATTTCCTCATAAAAAAAGGAGTGATTTTATAAATGATGAGAGCTACCACTATAGTGGCGATGGTGAATAA
- the fliE gene encoding flagellar hook-basal body complex protein FliE → MEINRIEKVSLNPIGLNQRKEENSSSEFVNFLKEALNRVNDLQKDYENKANDFLLGNDVNVHNLMISAEKAKLSLELTVQIRNKAIEAYQEIMRMQI, encoded by the coding sequence TTGGAAATAAATAGAATAGAAAAGGTATCTTTAAATCCAATAGGTTTAAATCAACGAAAGGAAGAAAATTCTTCTTCAGAATTTGTTAATTTCTTAAAAGAAGCATTAAACCGGGTAAACGATTTGCAAAAGGATTATGAAAATAAGGCAAATGACTTTTTACTGGGTAATGATGTAAATGTCCACAATCTGATGATATCTGCGGAAAAGGCAAAACTTTCTCTGGAGCTTACCGTACAAATCAGGAATAAAGCTATTGAAGCATATCAGGAAATAATGAGAATGCAGATATAA
- the codY gene encoding GTP-sensing pleiotropic transcriptional regulator CodY, protein MSKELLEKTRRINKLLQRSAGYPVDFSEVCKILTEVLNANAYVASRKGKVLGYSILENYDCDVIQNKIIEEKMFPKEYNDKLLEIHETRSNIPQEEIECVFDREVKCPHPEKLVTIVPINGGGERLGTLVLARFGEEFTDEDLVLAEYSATVVGMEILRSKTEEIEEEARKRAVVQLAIGTLSFSELEAVQHIFEELDGNEGLLVASKIADRVGITRSVIVNALRKFESAGVIESRSLGMKGTYIKVLNDKLIDELKKMRS, encoded by the coding sequence ATGAGTAAAGAATTATTAGAAAAAACCAGGAGAATCAATAAATTGCTGCAGAGGTCTGCAGGGTACCCGGTTGATTTTAGTGAGGTTTGTAAAATTTTAACTGAGGTATTAAATGCCAATGCTTATGTAGCCAGTAGAAAAGGGAAAGTCTTAGGTTATTCAATTCTCGAAAATTATGATTGTGATGTCATACAAAACAAAATAATTGAAGAAAAAATGTTTCCAAAGGAATACAATGATAAACTTCTTGAAATTCATGAAACTCGTTCTAATATACCCCAGGAGGAAATTGAATGCGTATTCGATAGAGAAGTAAAATGCCCTCATCCCGAAAAACTTGTTACAATTGTTCCCATTAATGGTGGAGGAGAAAGGCTCGGAACACTTGTACTTGCGAGATTTGGCGAAGAATTTACAGATGAGGATTTAGTTCTGGCAGAATACAGTGCCACCGTAGTTGGAATGGAGATTTTACGTTCTAAGACAGAAGAAATTGAGGAAGAAGCGAGAAAAAGAGCAGTGGTTCAACTGGCAATTGGAACTCTTTCCTTCTCGGAGTTAGAAGCTGTTCAGCATATATTTGAGGAATTGGATGGAAATGAAGGCTTATTGGTAGCCAGTAAAATAGCGGATAGGGTCGGGATTACCCGTTCTGTTATAGTCAACGCTTTAAGGAAGTTTGAAAGTGCAGGGGTTATAGAGTCGAGATCTCTTGGAATGAAGGGAACATATATTAAAGTGCTCAACGATAAACTTATTGATGAATTGAAAAAGATGCGTTCATAA
- the flgC gene encoding flagellar basal body rod protein FlgC — protein sequence MSIFKSMEISASALTAQRLRLDVISSNIANVDTTRTEKGEPYRRKMVVFQEMNESSDFNEILRDKINYSGKGVRVAAIIEDQRPFKIVYDPAHPDADEKGYVRMPNVNIVEEMVDMISATRSYEANVTAINSTKNMISKALEIGKG from the coding sequence TTGAGTATTTTTAAATCAATGGAAATAAGTGCTTCGGCTTTGACAGCTCAAAGATTAAGGCTTGATGTAATATCCAGCAATATAGCCAATGTGGATACTACGAGGACGGAGAAGGGTGAACCCTACAGGAGAAAAATGGTAGTTTTTCAAGAAATGAATGAAAGTTCGGATTTTAATGAAATATTAAGGGATAAGATAAATTATAGCGGAAAAGGTGTGAGGGTTGCGGCCATTATAGAAGACCAAAGGCCATTTAAAATAGTATATGACCCAGCTCATCCTGATGCGGATGAAAAGGGATATGTAAGAATGCCCAATGTAAACATTGTAGAAGAAATGGTTGATATGATTTCTGCAACAAGAAGTTATGAAGCTAATGTTACCGCGATAAATTCCACCAAGAATATGATAAGTAAAGCACTGGAAATTGGAAAAGGATAA
- the trmFO gene encoding FADH(2)-oxidizing methylenetetrahydrofolate--tRNA-(uracil(54)-C(5))-methyltransferase TrmFO produces the protein MYEVKVVGGGLAGCEAAWYLANHGVKVKLYEMRPKKMTPAHHTDKLAELVCSNSLRSQEITTAAGVLKEEMRLLSSIIIQKAHDYSVPAGSALAVDREKFSNAITLEIQNHPNIELIREEVTQIPDPPAVLATGPLTSENLSYALMELLGSKYLYFYDAAAPIITADSIDWNIAFWGSRYGKGYEDYVNLPMTEEEYYNFYNELINAEVVELKEFEKPQYFEGCMPIEVMAKRGPQTLLFGPLKPVGIVNPRTGEQPFAVVQLRKENREGTLFNIVGFQTSLKWPEQKRVFSKIPGLKDPEFVRYGFIHRNTFILSPKFLNPTLELKIKKGIFLAGQITGVEGYIESAASGIVAGINVLRYIIGMELLVFPKETVIGALLDYITTADAKNFQPMKANFGILPPLSEKIKNKKIKYEKLGERAINVLKNFIMENNVI, from the coding sequence ATGTATGAGGTAAAGGTAGTAGGTGGAGGACTTGCAGGATGTGAAGCTGCATGGTATCTGGCCAACCACGGAGTTAAAGTAAAACTCTACGAAATGCGGCCCAAAAAAATGACCCCCGCTCATCATACAGATAAATTAGCGGAATTAGTATGCAGTAACTCCCTGCGATCTCAGGAAATTACTACTGCAGCAGGAGTTTTAAAAGAAGAAATGCGATTGCTTTCTTCTATAATAATACAAAAAGCCCATGATTACAGCGTTCCTGCCGGTTCAGCCTTAGCAGTAGATAGAGAAAAATTTTCCAATGCAATTACCCTTGAAATACAAAACCACCCAAATATTGAGCTAATAAGGGAAGAAGTTACTCAAATTCCCGATCCTCCTGCAGTATTGGCTACAGGTCCCTTAACTTCCGAAAATTTATCCTATGCACTGATGGAACTTTTAGGTAGTAAATATCTGTATTTTTATGATGCAGCAGCACCTATAATTACTGCAGATTCAATAGATTGGAATATTGCCTTTTGGGGATCCAGGTATGGTAAAGGCTATGAAGATTACGTAAATTTACCGATGACCGAGGAAGAATATTACAATTTTTACAATGAGCTTATTAATGCCGAAGTGGTTGAACTTAAGGAATTTGAAAAGCCCCAATATTTTGAAGGGTGTATGCCAATAGAGGTAATGGCAAAGAGAGGTCCTCAAACTCTTCTTTTTGGGCCTTTAAAACCTGTAGGAATCGTAAACCCGAGAACGGGAGAACAACCTTTTGCAGTAGTTCAGTTACGTAAAGAAAATAGAGAGGGGACTTTATTTAATATAGTAGGTTTTCAAACGAGTTTGAAATGGCCGGAACAAAAAAGGGTTTTTAGCAAAATACCGGGATTGAAGGATCCTGAATTTGTGAGATATGGTTTTATTCACAGAAATACATTTATTTTAAGCCCCAAATTTTTAAACCCCACCTTGGAATTAAAAATAAAGAAAGGTATTTTTCTTGCAGGGCAAATAACTGGAGTCGAAGGATATATAGAATCAGCGGCATCGGGTATCGTTGCGGGGATAAATGTCTTACGTTATATAATTGGTATGGAACTTCTTGTATTTCCAAAGGAAACAGTTATTGGTGCATTGTTAGATTATATTACAACGGCAGATGCAAAAAATTTTCAACCCATGAAGGCAAATTTTGGAATACTTCCGCCTTTAAGTGAAAAAATTAAAAATAAGAAAATAAAATATGAAAAATTGGGCGAAAGAGCAATCAATGTATTAAAAAATTTCATTATGGAAAATAATGTAATATAG